The Methanoplanus sp. FWC-SCC4 genome has a window encoding:
- a CDS encoding three component ABC system middle component: MNELLKNIYYLYNNPFVFGKVIHTFFKSLDKKENGQLLSYLVLPLVLYPSSQQYLTQRKDSRSSLRILAKDNKRIYGLQDRISEFKQVTDITLQYGIDIGTLKIGDDLSIKVLRDWPESLNFSSKEVLTATKRLGEFMSKNDIVTNYQILGVRDL; the protein is encoded by the coding sequence ATGAATGAATTACTAAAAAATATATATTACTTATATAACAATCCATTTGTTTTCGGAAAAGTAATTCATACTTTTTTTAAATCACTCGATAAAAAAGAAAATGGTCAATTATTATCATATTTGGTTTTACCTTTGGTTCTTTATCCTTCATCGCAACAATATTTAACTCAAAGAAAGGATTCTAGAAGCTCATTAAGAATATTAGCTAAAGATAATAAGCGAATTTATGGGCTACAAGATAGAATATCTGAATTTAAACAGGTTACTGATATAACATTACAATATGGAATCGACATTGGAACTTTGAAGATTGGTGATGATTTATCGATAAAAGTTCTCAGAGATTGGCCTGAGTCTCTTAATTTTTCCTCAAAAGAAGTACTAACTGCTACTAAAAGACTAGGTGAATTTATGTCAAAAAATGATATTGTTACGAATTATCAGATTCTGGGGGTTCGTGATTTATGA
- a CDS encoding DUF3732 domain-containing protein, with amino-acid sequence MKTNLRYIGVVDKDNFVHAVPFFSGVNVITGRSATGKSALIEIFDYCFGSSGYTVPEGKITDCADIYFIVIEIKNDTVVLARKSNGNKIFIKNERNLALLKKINMLNLEYFNNDYFIPLSDFKKEFRKYFGENMQISNSDDSIDALELRREKKKATPTIRSFTSFILQHQNLIANKHALFYRFEEKEKRDQTIDFFKVFVGFVDQNYYTKKFELDELLREKRRLESQIPKKEDLKIKARKDIENVIDQYNAISGKKLEFNQNELELNNPQDLLDKIKESDIEINALSDEHIIIKQNSERSLAQLTADLRKLQNELDDIESTIKFNETFKNNTKNISLPKKAEINNLSECPFCHQKCASIKEEVNSLSKAINWLNLELKHSNYSINSFIEDQKRTKDQIKVIKKKISLEQEKIKSIDQQINDLENYKTQYELALKAKLKSEILLEEFIEKPYDNLESDLDSLILKIDEIQLLLSEKYNVDSKLKKAENMINKYMAEISPNLGFEKSYEPVNLKFSLNTFDLWNDKNGKKVPLRSMGSGENWLSCHITLFLALNRYFCELGDSCSIPTTLFFDQPSQVYFPSFSIDNDAQFSIDNIKQKETLKEDEELDEDILAVTNLYSEFFRYCNDTYDNTGIMPQIIVTDHADNLKINNTNDATAFNKLVQGRRWREKNSGFIQSTVNRDNS; translated from the coding sequence ATGAAGACAAATTTGAGATATATTGGTGTAGTTGACAAGGATAATTTTGTTCATGCAGTACCATTTTTTTCTGGTGTTAATGTAATTACAGGACGCTCGGCTACTGGAAAAAGTGCTTTAATTGAAATATTTGATTATTGCTTTGGTAGTAGTGGTTATACAGTTCCTGAGGGAAAAATTACAGACTGTGCTGATATTTACTTCATTGTAATTGAGATTAAAAATGATACAGTTGTTCTAGCTAGAAAAAGTAATGGGAATAAAATCTTTATAAAAAATGAAAGAAACTTAGCTTTATTAAAAAAAATAAATATGTTAAATCTTGAATATTTCAATAATGACTATTTTATTCCTCTTAGTGATTTTAAGAAAGAATTTCGGAAATATTTTGGAGAAAATATGCAAATTTCCAATTCGGATGACAGCATAGATGCCTTGGAGTTAAGGAGGGAGAAAAAAAAAGCCACTCCTACAATTAGAAGTTTTACTTCTTTCATTCTTCAACATCAAAATTTAATTGCTAACAAGCATGCGCTATTTTATCGATTTGAAGAAAAAGAAAAGCGAGATCAAACGATTGATTTTTTTAAAGTATTTGTAGGCTTTGTTGATCAAAATTATTATACGAAAAAATTTGAATTAGACGAATTACTCCGTGAGAAGCGGAGATTAGAAAGCCAAATTCCTAAGAAAGAGGATTTAAAAATTAAAGCAAGAAAAGATATTGAAAATGTTATAGATCAATATAATGCAATAAGTGGGAAAAAATTAGAATTTAATCAAAATGAATTGGAATTAAACAATCCTCAAGACCTCTTAGATAAAATTAAAGAAAGTGATATAGAAATTAATGCATTGTCTGATGAGCATATCATCATAAAACAAAACAGTGAAAGAAGTCTTGCACAATTGACTGCTGATTTAAGGAAGTTGCAAAATGAATTAGATGATATTGAATCTACAATTAAATTTAATGAAACTTTCAAAAATAATACAAAAAATATCTCGCTCCCAAAAAAGGCTGAAATAAATAATTTATCAGAATGTCCTTTTTGTCATCAAAAATGTGCTTCAATAAAAGAGGAAGTAAATAGTTTAAGCAAAGCTATAAATTGGTTGAATCTCGAATTAAAACATTCTAATTACTCAATAAATTCTTTTATTGAAGATCAAAAAAGAACAAAAGACCAAATAAAAGTTATTAAGAAAAAGATTTCTCTTGAACAAGAAAAAATAAAATCTATAGATCAACAGATAAATGATCTTGAAAATTACAAAACTCAATATGAACTTGCTTTAAAAGCAAAATTAAAATCAGAGATTCTTTTAGAGGAATTTATTGAGAAACCTTACGATAATTTAGAGAGTGATTTAGATTCATTAATTTTAAAAATCGACGAAATTCAACTATTATTATCTGAAAAATATAACGTTGATTCTAAATTAAAAAAAGCTGAAAACATGATAAATAAATATATGGCTGAAATCAGTCCAAATCTTGGATTTGAAAAGTCATATGAGCCAGTAAATCTCAAATTTTCCTTAAACACTTTTGATTTATGGAATGATAAAAATGGTAAAAAAGTGCCTCTAAGATCAATGGGAAGTGGAGAAAATTGGCTTTCTTGCCATATCACTTTATTTTTAGCTTTGAATAGATATTTTTGTGAATTAGGTGATTCCTGCTCTATACCAACTACCCTATTTTTTGATCAACCAAGTCAGGTTTATTTCCCAAGTTTTTCAATCGATAATGATGCTCAGTTTTCAATTGATAATATTAAACAGAAAGAAACTTTGAAAGAAGATGAGGAATTAGATGAGGATATTCTTGCCGTTACTAATCTCTATTCAGAATTTTTTCGATATTGTAATGATACATATGATAATACTGGTATTATGCCTCAGATAATAGTGACCGACCATGCTGATAATTTAAAAATAAATAATACTAATGATGCAACTGCGTTTAATAAATTAGTTCAAGGAAGAAGATGGAGAGAAAAGAATAGCGGTTTTATTCAATCGACAGTAAATAGGGATAATTCATAA